The Sneathiella limimaris region ATCCAGGCTGATCAGGCCACCGCGAACGGCTTGGACAACCTCGGCCTTGCGACGGATCACCCAGCGCTTGGTGTCTCTTGGTGGCAAATCATCAACGGTCATCGGCTTGCCATCGAGGCCGATGATTTTACTGGTTCTTTGTTCTGATAAGGGCTGCATTATGGTGCTACCTTACTCCAACTCGTAATCTTTGCTGAGATCGGATAGTAGCGCCGGTAATTTAACAAACTGCTAAAGCCGATGGTTAATTTTATCTTTCGGCAAAAAAAGGCAGAAATTCCCGACCAAAAGCAGCATTTTGGCCGGGAAAAAAGGAGTATTTTCAGTTACTTAAGAATTTATCGCTTAATTCGGATAAGTTCTTCAAGCATTTCGTCTGCAGTGGTGATGATCTTACTTGCAGCTGAATAGGAGCGCTGGGTTACAATCATCTTTGTAAATTCGTTTGCAATATCCACTGTCGAAGCCTCGGTCGCCGAACTAATGACTCGGCCAGCGCCGCCAATGGTTGCCTCCCTGAGGGAAAATGTTCCAGATTCAGGGGTTTCATCATAGGCGTTACCGTCCAAGTTGCCCATTTCGTTAGGGTTCGGGAAGGTCGCGACCGGGATTTTGTAGATATATTTTGATGTACCGTTGTCAAACTTGGCAATCACGTTTCCTTCTTCGTCAATAAAGACAGAGTTGAAGGAGCCAAACAAGGCACCGTTCACTTCTGAAGAAACCAGTTCAGAGTTACCGGCGAAATGTGTAAATCCGTCAGATTGATCATCCGTACCAAAATCAAGGGTCAAGGCTTGTGGAGTCTCAATACCCAGTGTTGCAGCCCATGGAATGTTAATGGTGTTGGTCTGGGTCGTTGCGCCTGAAGACAGATCTATCGTGCCGTCTGTATTAAAGGCAACAATTTCAGTTGAAAGAACGTCTTCATTACCATCCGCATCAAGGTCGGCGGTAATTTCAAGCGTCCATTCGTTTGGCGTGACACCCGTGCCGGTTTTCAGGAAGTTGAAGGTAACGGAATGAGCCGCACCTACACTATCATAAATCTGGAAGGACCGTGCAAAGTGAGGCGTTGTTGTGCCATTGGCCATATCACCAGCGACATAACCAGCACCAAATGTAGCCTGCTCTTTCGCCAGGTTAGCTTTCAACTCAATCGTTGTGGTTGGCTCAGCGTTACCGGTCAGGCCTGAAATATTAACAGGCTCCAGTGCTGCCAAGTCAGATTGGTTGGTTGGAATATTTCCGTCCGGATCAATCGCCCAACCTTGCAGATAATATCCTTGTGCATTACGCAGAAGGCCTGTTTCATCCGGCTCAAAAGTTCCTGCACGGGTGAACAGGTAGTTACCGCCTGATGCGGTTGGATCACTTTGGGTGTGCACAACGAAGAACCCGTTGCCCGCGATTGCCATATGTGTGTCGGCATCCGCTGCTGTGATCAAACCTTGTGTATCAACCCGCTGGCTTGGGTGAACAATCACACCACCAGGGGAATAAGTTGTGTTGGTTGTACTTTCTGTCACCAGGGTGGAGAAAACCGCCCGAGTGTCTTTGTAACCAATTGTGCTACTGTTTGAGATGTTATCAGAGATAATGCCCATTGACATGGACTGGGCTGCTAGGCCCGATACCCCGGAGAACATTGCTGCTGTAAGACTCATTTCTTTACTCCTTTAATCAGGTCTGCTCCGGTTAAAGAGGCAGACAGGTTACTAATTACGCTTTACGCGCCGTCAGTATCAGTGTTCGCGACCTCAACAGTCGTGATATTTGCAAGTCCAAGTGGGACCCCGCCCACCATAAGGACCGGTTGTCCATCGATTGTTTCTACTTTGCTGGCCAGCCCTTTAAAGCTGTAGTTCACATCTACCTGGCTGCCACCGTCGGTCTTGGCATCTACCACCAAATAGTAAGCCCCTTCAGGAGCCTGGCCGCCATTAACCAGCGATCCATCCCACGTAAAAGTTTGGTCGCCCTTACCAAGTGTGCCTGCACTTTCCGTATGAACTTTGTTTCCGGCTTTGTCATAGATTGAGTAGGTCACCTCATCTGCAGTTGTCTGCAGATTGATGTTCCAGGCCGCGCCTTCACCATCCAATTTGGCCACGTTCAGATCAGTACCAACCGTCTTGCCAAGATAGCTGATCAGGGTTGTCGCCTCATTGTTCTGCTGGCTGATGGATTGCAGTTGGATCAGGGCTTCCAGATGCTGGTTTGTCGCAATGGACTGCTCAACCCCGGTGAAGGAGACCAATTGATTTGTGAATTCGTTGGAATCCGTCGGGTTTAGCGGGTCCTGGTTCTGCAACTGGGTGGTCAGCATGGTCAGGAAGTCGTCAAAATTATCGGCTAGGTTCACCGCAGATTTATTGGCGGTGCTATCTGCCTTATAATATTGAGCATTTGCTTCTTCGATATTCATCACATTACTCCTTCAAGGGTCAGACCTGGATATCCAGACCACTGTCTGATCCTGCCGCATTTGAATAGGCTGCTGTTTCCAGTGCCATTTCTTCATCAGCGGCTTCTGAATTGAGTGGTGAACCACCAGCAAACTGCTGATTGGCATCACCCTGATCGTTGCCCTGGTTCAAAGTGAAGTTCAGGCTGTCAGAGCCTGTTTTGAAACCTGCATCCTGCAGAGCTTTTGCCAGTTGGTTAGCGTCCTGACGCAGAGTTTCCAGGCTGTCTGGGTTGTCTGCGGAAATAACCGCCATGACCCGTCCGTCATGACCCAGTTCCATCTTTACGTCGACCCGACCCAGCTCCGCAGGGTTCAGTTGAACCTTGATCTGATCAACCCCATCCTTGGCAGCTTTGCTCAGCTGGGCAGAGACTTGCTCAGCAGGACTTCCAGCCTGGGCTGTTGCCCTGTTGGCCTGAGTTGCCTGGCTGGCTGAACTGCTGCTGGTTGAATCAACGCCAGCGATTGCAGCGCCTGGGGCGGCAGTGGAGCTCGTCACGGCGTTCGTGTCTGTCTGCACTTGTGGTGTCAGCAAGGAGGTCGCCAAATCACCGTTTGGAATGATGATCGGTGTCTCAGCCTGTTGGGCTGACTGGGTGACCATTGCGATTGCAGTGTCAGCTTTTGGAGCCGATGCTGCTGCGGATTGCTGAGTTGCGGCAGTGCTGGCTTGTAGTGTATTTCCACCACTGACCATGGATCCAGCAGACGCGGTTGCTGTGCCAGTCTTGGCGGCCGAGGCTACTGTAATCTTGCCCTTGCCGCTGGCCAGCATTTCAGAAATCTTGGCGGAAAGGACCTCTTTCTCGGTCATCTTTGCCATTTCATCCTGCCGCATTTTTTCAAGCGGATTGACAGTTTGTGCCTGGTTGGCTGTTTTTGACTGAACTTCCTCAGTCTGTGTCATGTTGGTTGCCGCCGCCTGAGCAGGCGTATTGTTCTTTGCCTTTGCAGCGGTATCCGCAACCTGACCATTCTCGCCTTTGGTTACTTGTTTACCCACTGCTGTAGCGGCTGCTGTTGCGGCTGGTGTGCTGGACGCTGCCGCAGTCGCTGATTTTGGATCAGCGCTTTGCTTTTGGCTAGCGGCTGCAATGGCAGCACCGGCTTGTTCAGCTGCCTGGCCGCTTGTTCTGGTGGCTGCATTCTCAAGACCTACTTCTTTAGTGGTGCCTGAAACATTACCTGTTTCACCTTCACCAGAAGCTGCTTCGGCGTTTGCACTCTTCGATTTCGGGTCCGCCACAGATGTCGCTGCAGTTTCATCTGCAGTGGTGCTGCCAGTGGTCACTGCTGCTGTAGCCTCACCATCACCCTTGGGCGTTGTTACCTGGCTTGCTGCTGCCGGAACCTGTTGAGGAGCGACGGTAACTGTCTCAGTGCTGTCAGCGGCAACTGCTGGTTTGTCGGAGTAGGTATCGTCGTTCTGCTCAGCAGTATCCGTATCCTCTACTCGGTCATCATCGTGATCGTTGACATCATCGACATCCTCGCGGGCTTTGACCTTTTCTTCGGGTTCTGGACGCTCGGCGCGATCTGCATCGGCAAGGTGCCGGGCGAAATCGTCCTTGGCTTCATCCTTAAAGGTTGGGCCCCAGTTAAAGGACTTGTCGGTATCATGTCTGACTTGTGATACATCCATTGATTTAATCTCACTTATGTATTTCACGAACCTATTGCGGTTTGCCCCATACCAAGCAAAAGGCGGGCCAGTTTTTCAAAAAAAATAAAAATCAATAAAATCAATGGTTTGTGCGTTGTTGGGCATATCAAGGTTCGGTGGGTCTAGTCGGTTCAGGCAATTTCTGCCAGCTCCACGAGTCCCTTTCTTGCCTAGGGTGGCAAAAACCGTCTTTCAGGGTGACCACCAGAGGGGGCTTCTCTTCGGAAAACTGGTTACACTTTATAATAGGGGGATCTTTTCAGGCTCAGTTTCGAGGAGTTGGCATCCATATTGCATAGTATGGGGTGAGATTAATGTCAGTTGTGGCATGTCCAGTTGAAAATATAGGTCTCTAAAATCTATTAAGGTCAGTATTTTCAATTAGTTAAAGCAGTTTTCAGGATTGTGGAGAGATCGGAAAAAACTGCCTTTTAGACAGGTTACAAAGAGTAACCCGGCGAAAACTGCCCATAGGCTGAAGCCAGGTTAAGTGGAGAAGAACATGAGTTTGACTGCAATTATGAATTCGGGTGTCACGGGTATGCTGGCTCACCAGCAGGCGCTCAATGTTACGTCGAACAACATCGCCAACGTCCAGACCGAAGGCTATGCCCGCAAAGTCGTGGACTACAGCACAATTGTTCTTGGCGGGCAGGGCGCTGGTGTGGATATCGAAGATGTCCGCCGTGTCACTGACGAGTTCATTCAGCGCGAACTGCGCCTTTCCACTGCGAGCACCGAACAATATGCTGCCATGTCCGATATTTATGGCAAGTTACAGGCCCTGCTTGGAGATCCGGCAGAAAACACATCCTTAACTGGCAAGGTGGATAGCATTCATACCTCTTTGTCCCAGTTGACAGTGGATCCAACGCTTTCGGTTGCCCGCTCCTCTGCGTTGACAGAAATTCAGAATTTCGCAATCGAGGCAAACCGGCTGCAGACACAGATCCAGGCCCTGCGCAAAGAAGCAGATAATCATATTGTCACAGAGATTGAGACTGTAAACCGGGCGATCCTCCGGATCCACGAGTTGAACCAGGAAATTTCCTCCGCAACAATCAGCGGCAAGCCAACCGGTGAATTGGAAGATAAACGGGATCAGGCTCTCTCTGAGATTGCTGATATTGTGGATGTGAAAACCTATCCGCAAGGCAATAACTCCGTGGCCGTTATCACCAATGCCGGTCAGCAGCTTCTCGATTTTATACCTCGTCAGCTGGTTTACGATGCAGCTGCAACTGTGACTTCGGAAACGATTTTCGATCAGGTGACGATTAACGTTTATAACACGACAACAGAAACAGTCGCGGCAACTGGTCTTGCCCTTGATCCGGAATTAACCGGCGGTTCCTTGCGGGGCTGGCTGGATATGCGGAATGTGGAATTGCCAGGCATGGCAAATCAGATCGGCGCGCTCGCTGGTGAAATGGCTGAACAGTTGAACGCTGTCCATAACGCCAATGTGGCGGTGCCACCTCCTGCAACATTGACAGGCCACAATAGCGGTGTCGTCGCAACAGACGATCATGGCTTCACCGGTCAGGCAACATTCTACAGTTTTGATACCAATAACGACATCGTGGCTTCCTATACCGTTGATTTTGATGCGGGCGGAACGACAACAATGGCCGATGTGCTGGCTGAGGTGAACGGTGCCCTTGGTGCAGGAACACTGACCCTGACAAATGGCGTTCTGGAAATGACGGCCCAGGGCGGTGCAACGGGCGTCGGTGTTCAGCAGGTGGATACAGATCCTTCCCTGCGAGGCGGCAAGGGCTTTTCCCATTTCTTCGGCCTTAATGACCTTGTGGAAGCTTCGGTTCCAACAAATTTTGATACAGGTCTGGCGGCCGGTGATGCGCACGGGTTCACTGGAACCATTGATATTGAAAACCGAGGGCCAAATGGCGAGGTTCAGAGCAGCTTCACAATTGACTTTGGCGCTATTGGCGGCACCGTCAATGATATCATTAACGAGCTGAACACAAACCTCTCACCCGCTGCAACGGCAAGCCTGACATCAGACGGAGCCATTGTGATCTCAAATGTTACAGGCTATGAGAACTACAGCATCAATGTCAGTAATGATACGTCTGATCGAGGCGCTACCGGTGTCTCCTTTGCCGACATGTTCGGGGTGGGTCTTCGCTATCCTGTTGATCAGAGTTCCGGCCTGACTGTCCGCTCGGATATTCTGGCGTCTCCCATGTCAATGGCGTTGGCCCGTGTGGATGCAACAGGAACACCAGCCTTGAACCTTTCTGATAACCGGGGTGCTCTCTCTTTTCAGGATCTGGCAAATACAGCGACCAGCTTTGATACCTGGGGTGGTCTGCCCGGCTCAAATGTGACTGTCGGTGAATATGCCGCACAGATCCTGGCCAAGTCCGGTTTGGACGCAGCCCGTGCCGACAGCCTAAGAGAGGACCGTGCTGCGCTCGCCGGGGTTTTAGAGGAAAAAC contains the following coding sequences:
- a CDS encoding flagellar hook-length control protein FliK → MDVSQVRHDTDKSFNWGPTFKDEAKDDFARHLADADRAERPEPEEKVKAREDVDDVNDHDDDRVEDTDTAEQNDDTYSDKPAVAADSTETVTVAPQQVPAAASQVTTPKGDGEATAAVTTGSTTADETAATSVADPKSKSANAEAASGEGETGNVSGTTKEVGLENAATRTSGQAAEQAGAAIAAASQKQSADPKSATAAASSTPAATAAATAVGKQVTKGENGQVADTAAKAKNNTPAQAAATNMTQTEEVQSKTANQAQTVNPLEKMRQDEMAKMTEKEVLSAKISEMLASGKGKITVASAAKTGTATASAGSMVSGGNTLQASTAATQQSAAASAPKADTAIAMVTQSAQQAETPIIIPNGDLATSLLTPQVQTDTNAVTSSTAAPGAAIAGVDSTSSSSASQATQANRATAQAGSPAEQVSAQLSKAAKDGVDQIKVQLNPAELGRVDVKMELGHDGRVMAVISADNPDSLETLRQDANQLAKALQDAGFKTGSDSLNFTLNQGNDQGDANQQFAGGSPLNSEAADEEMALETAAYSNAAGSDSGLDIQV
- the flgK gene encoding flagellar hook-associated protein FlgK, which codes for MSLTAIMNSGVTGMLAHQQALNVTSNNIANVQTEGYARKVVDYSTIVLGGQGAGVDIEDVRRVTDEFIQRELRLSTASTEQYAAMSDIYGKLQALLGDPAENTSLTGKVDSIHTSLSQLTVDPTLSVARSSALTEIQNFAIEANRLQTQIQALRKEADNHIVTEIETVNRAILRIHELNQEISSATISGKPTGELEDKRDQALSEIADIVDVKTYPQGNNSVAVITNAGQQLLDFIPRQLVYDAAATVTSETIFDQVTINVYNTTTETVAATGLALDPELTGGSLRGWLDMRNVELPGMANQIGALAGEMAEQLNAVHNANVAVPPPATLTGHNSGVVATDDHGFTGQATFYSFDTNNDIVASYTVDFDAGGTTTMADVLAEVNGALGAGTLTLTNGVLEMTAQGGATGVGVQQVDTDPSLRGGKGFSHFFGLNDLVEASVPTNFDTGLAAGDAHGFTGTIDIENRGPNGEVQSSFTIDFGAIGGTVNDIINELNTNLSPAATASLTSDGAIVISNVTGYENYSINVSNDTSDRGATGVSFADMFGVGLRYPVDQSSGLTVRSDILASPMSMALARVDATGTPALNLSDNRGALSFQDLANTATSFDTWGGLPGSNVTVGEYAAQILAKSGLDAARADSLREDRAALAGVLEEKLLESAGVNMDEELANLIVYQNAYNAAARVITTARDMYDILINIV
- the flgE gene encoding flagellar hook protein FlgE yields the protein MSLTAAMFSGVSGLAAQSMSMGIISDNISNSSTIGYKDTRAVFSTLVTESTTNTTYSPGGVIVHPSQRVDTQGLITAADADTHMAIAGNGFFVVHTQSDPTASGGNYLFTRAGTFEPDETGLLRNAQGYYLQGWAIDPDGNIPTNQSDLAALEPVNISGLTGNAEPTTTIELKANLAKEQATFGAGYVAGDMANGTTTPHFARSFQIYDSVGAAHSVTFNFLKTGTGVTPNEWTLEITADLDADGNEDVLSTEIVAFNTDGTIDLSSGATTQTNTINIPWAATLGIETPQALTLDFGTDDQSDGFTHFAGNSELVSSEVNGALFGSFNSVFIDEEGNVIAKFDNGTSKYIYKIPVATFPNPNEMGNLDGNAYDETPESGTFSLREATIGGAGRVISSATEASTVDIANEFTKMIVTQRSYSAASKIITTADEMLEELIRIKR
- a CDS encoding flagellar hook assembly protein FlgD, which gives rise to MNIEEANAQYYKADSTANKSAVNLADNFDDFLTMLTTQLQNQDPLNPTDSNEFTNQLVSFTGVEQSIATNQHLEALIQLQSISQQNNEATTLISYLGKTVGTDLNVAKLDGEGAAWNINLQTTADEVTYSIYDKAGNKVHTESAGTLGKGDQTFTWDGSLVNGGQAPEGAYYLVVDAKTDGGSQVDVNYSFKGLASKVETIDGQPVLMVGGVPLGLANITTVEVANTDTDGA
- a CDS encoding DUF1153 domain-containing protein; this encodes MQPLSEQRTSKIIGLDGKPMTVDDLPPRDTKRWVIRRKAEVVQAVRGGLISLDEACTMYKLSVEEFLSWQKAIDKHGLPGLRTTRIQQYRPPSPPEFEN